The Thermus islandicus DSM 21543 genome window below encodes:
- the ftsY gene encoding signal recognition particle-docking protein FtsY: protein MAGFLERLKAGLAKTRETLLRAIPWGGDPEEVLEELEVALLSADVGLEATEELLREVRASGRKDLKEAVKEALVQRLEPEERRATLRRLGFRPQVPKAVEPKGHVILVVGVNGVGKTTTLAKLGRYYQGLGKRVMFCAGDTFRAAGGTQLAEWGKRLSIPVIQGPEGADPAALAFDAAQARKARGFDLLLVDTAGRLHTKHNLMEELKKVKRAIAKADPGEPGEVWLVLDAVTGQNGLEQARRFHEAVGLTGVIVTKLDGTAKGGVLVPIVRTLKVPIRFIGVGEGPEDLQPFEPEAFVEALLEA from the coding sequence ATGGCCGGTTTCCTTGAACGCCTGAAGGCGGGCCTGGCCAAGACCCGGGAAACGCTCCTCCGGGCCATCCCCTGGGGGGGCGACCCCGAGGAGGTGCTGGAGGAGCTGGAGGTGGCCCTCCTCTCCGCCGACGTGGGCCTCGAGGCCACCGAGGAGCTCCTTAGGGAAGTGCGGGCCTCGGGGCGAAAGGACCTGAAGGAAGCGGTAAAGGAAGCGCTGGTGCAGAGGCTGGAACCCGAGGAGCGACGGGCCACCTTGAGGCGGCTGGGCTTCCGGCCCCAGGTCCCGAAGGCGGTGGAGCCCAAGGGCCACGTGATCCTGGTGGTGGGGGTGAACGGGGTGGGCAAGACCACCACCCTCGCCAAGCTGGGCCGCTACTACCAGGGCCTCGGCAAAAGGGTGATGTTCTGCGCCGGGGACACCTTCCGGGCCGCCGGGGGGACCCAGCTCGCCGAGTGGGGAAAGCGCCTTTCCATCCCTGTCATCCAAGGACCCGAAGGGGCGGACCCCGCCGCCCTCGCCTTTGACGCCGCCCAGGCGAGGAAGGCGAGGGGCTTTGACCTCCTCCTGGTGGACACCGCCGGGAGGCTCCACACCAAGCACAACCTCATGGAGGAGCTAAAGAAGGTGAAGCGGGCCATCGCCAAGGCCGACCCCGGGGAGCCAGGGGAGGTCTGGCTCGTGCTGGACGCGGTCACGGGGCAAAACGGCCTGGAACAGGCCAGGCGGTTCCACGAGGCCGTGGGGCTGACGGGCGTCATTGTGACCAAGCTGGACGGCACGGCCAAGGGCGGGGTCTTGGTCCCCATCGTGCGCACCCTGAAGGTGCCCATCCGGTTCATCGGGGTGGGGGAAGGCCCGGAGGACCTCCAGCCCTTTGAGCCCGAGGCCTTCGTAGAGGCCCTGCTGGAGGCCTAA
- a CDS encoding disulfide bond formation protein B, with amino-acid sequence MKRGPLLLAFAWVVALVATLGSLYYSEVRLFLPCELCWYQRIFMYPQAVLLGLALWRQDLGVWPYSLALSLMGGSISLLHLLEERFPQLFPLACKPPVPCSAEYLPQFPIPLQALIAFTLIALSMGLLAREPRAPR; translated from the coding sequence ATGAAGCGCGGCCCCCTCCTCCTCGCCTTCGCCTGGGTGGTGGCCCTGGTGGCTACCTTGGGCAGCCTCTACTACTCCGAGGTAAGGCTCTTCCTGCCCTGCGAGCTCTGCTGGTACCAGCGCATCTTCATGTACCCCCAGGCCGTCCTTCTCGGCCTGGCCCTCTGGCGGCAGGACCTGGGGGTGTGGCCCTATAGCCTCGCCCTCTCCCTAATGGGCGGGAGCATCAGCCTCCTGCATCTCCTCGAGGAGAGGTTTCCCCAGCTCTTCCCCCTCGCCTGCAAGCCTCCGGTGCCCTGCTCCGCCGAGTACCTCCCCCAGTTCCCCATCCCCCTCCAGGCCCTCATCGCCTTCACCCTCATCGCCCTCAGCATGGGGCTACTTGCCCGGGAACCTCGTGCGCCGAGGTAG